The window CATTTCATTATCTTCAAAATATTTATATACAACATCCAAATTGAACAAGAAAAGGCCAGTGCTTGCAATAATCTGCCAGCAATTTGTTCAAATACTAGTACTGCAATTTGGACAACAAATGAGGCAGCTACCAAATAATGCAAAGAACTATAAACTTGAGTAAAATAACCAAGCTTAGATTCAACAATCCATTTGGGGAATAAATGTTTCAGAGACAAGTTCAAACCTTGGCCCAAGTTCCTGAGTTACAGGGACTTACATCTGTAGCCAAATTACTGTCTTCAATTTTTCCAAACAAAATAAGCAAAAGAAACTCGAGCAGAAAATGGTCAACATAGAAAAGAACCAATCCAGAAAGAGAAAAGACCTTAGAAACAGCGTCAGCTATGTGCATGTCATCCTGAAGATCCATGAGTTGAACAACAGTACAATCCCTAGGAGTCTCAAATGAAGACAAAGAGAATTGCTTAGATACAACGCCAACGTTGAAGTAAATCAATCCAGAACTGGGTATATCAACCCGAATATCCTTCACTGGAAACCATAGAAACAAATCTTGAGCCTCAATTCCTGAAAGTGCATGGATCTGTCCATAACTTATTGTACCCGATACATTCCTATCATAGTGAAATTCATTCTCGAATTTGGCATTGCAAGCTTGATCCAAATGGACCACAAATTTCCCCGAATTGTCTAATGTGAAATTCTTCACACCCTTTGGAAGTAAACCCCTTGGCAATCCATGGGATTCAAGAACTTCGTATATTGATGATTCTGCAGTTGATAATACTGCAAAAATTGAACATAACAGAAGAAGAAACATCGCAGAAAATTGACCAAGACAAAAATGTTGCAGCATCTTGGTGTTCTTAAAATTGGTCGTGTTAAaacataggaaaaagaaaaagttttgaACTTTTTAAAGGGAACAAGAAATTTAGGGTTTAAGAATAGGGTTTGAAGGAGAGAGAAAAATGGTGGAGGCAAAGATTGAATTGTGAGAGgagaagaggaggaggaagaagaaggaggggCTAAGGCAAATATTGCCAGCAGGAATACAGAGGGGATTAGGAGAATGATCAATTATTGGTGGTAAGCATGGGGCCCATTTTAGCTAGGGTTTTTATCCTATGCATTCTAGTTTCACGAGTCACAGGTACAACCATCTCGAATTGAGGTAGTAGTATTTTTTTCATGTAACGAAATATCTGTTGGCACGTGTAAGGATTCGGCTGGCACGAGCGAAGTGAATTGGAAAACGGCGCAAGGAGGtggaggaaaaaaaagagaggcaCAAGTGATATACATGGAAATTGAGCGATAAGTACGAGACGAGACAATGTGTGGAACGGCGCACTTTGTGCTATAAAttcattttttgaatttgagAAATTGCTAAAATCGCGCATGTGAATGGTGAGAAAAGAAAGTATACATGGGACTTGGGAGAGAGGGAAACTAGGCGATATATTCTCTACTTATAGTTGACAAACTTATTTGGATACTCGTAATATTTCACTAAACATACATAATTTTGAATTAGATAAAGTATATCATATACGTTTAACACCTGCCATTTCGTCCATGAATTTTCAATACTTTGCTTTACAAAATTTCAAATAGGTGTTTGTTTATGTTTTTCAAAAGTTACTAGtatattagtttttttttgtgCAAACAATATGTTTTGTAGTTACGATTCCAGGATGTTCTTTTAAAACAgttctaaaaaaataaattttactgaCACAACACTCGTAGATTcttcttaataaataaaaaataatacaatCATCTAAACTGTAGTGTTTTTGTTTTCATAAACTTTTATATTGTTGCAAATAAGAGTGGCaggaaaataattagggtgattgATTGACAAGAGCGCGCGTCCCGGTTAGGAATATCAAGATACGTTGAACTTGCATCCACCAAAGGTTACGGGGAGTAATATATAGTCATTTGATACATGTGATAAGGAATAACTTTATCTTATGTTTAGTTTGAAGTATTAGCTAATTCTGGAATAACTTTTACATTAAAATAGCGTGATTAGTTATTCCATATGGAAAATAGTCTAACTAATCCAATGAGATATTACACCACATGGGATATTCCATCATTGTACCAAACAATccctaagtatttatttattcttaATTCAATATTTTAAGTTTGAGCTATGTATAAAAAATCGACTTTGTTAGAGATCGTTTAATCTTAAAATGGGACTTTTATGTGCGAATCCAATTTAGTCGATCCCCAAAATAAGTATCGGATATCAAATTGAAGGAAAACCAAATAAAAATTCCTAAACTGGAAATTGAACGTGGAGGGGTTGGGCAAGAATAGTATAAGAAGAATCAAAAAGTGTATTATTTTCTGTATAATGTGAATGAATGTGTAGAGAAAACAAGGCATGTGAATGGTGGGGAAGTGTTAGGCTGGAATTGTGCTAATCAATAATCATGATTCTTTGTCCCTAAATATGTTTGATCTAACGTACCCAGGCCACTTGCTTTGTTTTTTCCTATATCTCATAATAACTACTATtcctttttgagaaaaataattcagTTGGCTTATGGTATTATATAAATATAGTAATATTGTACTTTCATTGTGACTAACAGAGCTTGCTTTTACGGCCTATGGGTATTTTAATTTGGTCAAGAGGGCTAGCCAACTACTCTATACCTACATCCCACCTACATTAAAGGGCCGTtagaactcttttttttttttttttcaaaatttttttttaaaaaaattgtttcCAAAAAGAAGGATCTAAGCTTGGAAAGAAGGATTTATGGCGAGGTTTGTGTATTCGACTGAACTCACTGTTTTCGCTTTGAACTCTGTTTATatatgcaaaaacaaaactttAAATGTAATAAATTTACTCATTCTAATCTATTGAATCTAAATTCAAGAGTCGGTTCTAAGTACAATTAAAAGTGTTCATTTTGTTGATTTAGAAGTATTTCACATAGTACCATGGTGACCATGTCCATCTATACATAATTAACCTTATTAACTATGATTTTCTAAGTAATGAACAAGTTACTAGCTAAACGAAGGTTTATTTTTATAGATGTTACTAGACCTAAGAGATGTTTGAGGGT is drawn from Nicotiana tabacum cultivar K326 chromosome 22, ASM71507v2, whole genome shotgun sequence and contains these coding sequences:
- the LOC107783758 gene encoding uncharacterized protein LOC107783758 precursor, giving the protein MFLLLLCSIFAVLSTAESSIYEVLESHGLPRGLLPKGVKNFTLDNSGKFVVHLDQACNAKFENEFHYDRNVSGTISYGQIHALSGIEAQDLFLWFPVKDIRVDIPSSGLIYFNVGVVSKQFSLSSFETPRDCTVVQLMDLQDDMHIADAVSKVFSLSGLVLFYVDHFLLEFLLLILFGKIEDSNLATDVSPCNSGTWAKSQSEELRYKFDQGNIGRKAIL